From Bombina bombina isolate aBomBom1 chromosome 1, aBomBom1.pri, whole genome shotgun sequence:
CATCTTTGCTCAGAGAAGGTGTATTGCAGTGTTGCTAATAAACACATGCCGCCACCACTGGTCTCTGAGCTGGTGCACTGTTTGAATGAGGATGCACATGGTATATTTACATAACAGTGATAACATTCTCTAAAAACATTTGCCAaaacaaaaattcttctattaaaAACTGcatatgcatttcagtttttagctTTATGTCATTTTAAAGGACCACTTGGTGCAGTAGaatttacataattaacaagtgtgtactaaaaaaaaacccatccaataactcatactctgaatttcaaataagcagttttttcatttttttctctcccatttttcgggcccctatatcatgtgacagacatcagccaatcacagattagtatacgtatacccaTACATGCTCAGTAGTACCTTGTTAcccagaaagtatgaatataaaaaggaCTGTGCAAAATtcgataatggatgtaaattggaaagtgacttaaaactgcatgcgctttctgaatcataaaagtttattttgacttgtgtccctttaagaggtacaGAGAATATGTAAAGCTCCACCTTTTTCAGCAATAAATATGTAAAAAGCAGTCCTTGCTTATTTCAGCTGACATCTTTGCATATAGGAAAGATCAGcaattaaatgttaaaatatttttgcatgtaaACTTTTTTTTGCCTACaagagtttaatatttttttatgcaacTTTTCAATAAGGGACACATTTATTCAAGAATTCTgattttataattaaattatatacaaGTTTGTGAGCTCTTCAAATCAACATCATGGACCTCCTCCAACTATATTAATTTTTATTGTCAAGTGTAAAATATGGATTGTAACACTTTGTATAAAGGTAATGTACGTTATCATGTAGTACTACCGGACAAGGTAGCGTAAAATACATAATCTTTTTCCAAAGCTGCAAGAAAGTATTGCACTAAAGTAATGCATTTTGATTTCTATCCAGAAGATGGCAGTAATtacacatatactttatatattaaagggacacgggactcaaaataaaaactttcatgataccGCCAGTAATTTGAAAATTGACTGTTCTttgagtatcctttgttgaagatcatacctaggtaggttcaggagtgtgcacatatcttaaGCACTATAGAAACATAACAAATCTCTGTCACCTCAGAGTTGCTCCCTTATCTTCAGATTGCCTGTTTAGGCTTAAAAATGAATATCATCAATACAATCCAGTTTATTAATGCAGAaattattatatccctttaacaattgacTATGTAGTCAGTATATTGCACTTACATCTTCCAAGTATACATGGGCATGGTAGGCTCCCTTCATGAATCTGTACCACTCTTCTTGTTTCCAGTCAAGGACAGTCATTTTACGATCAACGTGAGCCCATGCTATCTTACGGATACCAAACACAATAGATACAATGCTTTCTGTGGCCTAAAAAGCAAAACAGTATTTAGTAGTTTTTCTATAGTTTATAGATAAGATATTCATCTAAGAACCCTATCTCTGAAACTCTCAGCAAAATTGCATCACTTTTTGTAAGGTCTTCCTtattgggacattaaacactaaataaatgctagatagaatgatccattcaaagaaaagattagtctaagaagaacatgtagatgtatttcttaaagattcattagttgtttaaatagggacaaaataagttttaatgtctataaaacaatggaagctgccattttgtaacttaggttactttctctgctgtggccaattagggtcagttataaataggtcactagagtgtgcagccaatggctgtgtggaatataacagtgttcagcacctccatttctaacagaaactgaaatgctcacaatttcaaaatggaattacaggaagagGGGACAAAatgtgaaagtatattgtagagtttttacatatatatatatatatatatatatatatatatatatatatatacatatacacacacacacatatacaaaaattattttatattaccatctcaaagtttttaatatCCGTTTAAATCGCATTGTTATTGGCTACCTCTCAGAGGAATGGGGCATTGTTGCTTGTGATTTGCACTGTTGGCGCTTGTGACCTGCACAGGATCAAAGGAATGCACTTTATTCCACTCACCTCCAGTCTATCTTCTGTTACCTCTGGTTTAAAAAATCTGAGGCTGGTCCTGCTCTCTAGTTTTCTCTCTCCTTTAGGTCCTCTCTCTACAGGGTTTAGAATGGATTCACACACTTTTACCGTCATCTTATATTTAAAgtaagggacattcaacacctgaTCCAAATCTAGGAATGGCCCATGCGTCTCTCTGTATTGCACAATGCTGGCTGATTTTTTGCCTCTTAACAGTTTAATGTTGGCCAGCTCGCTCTCTGTAGCCGTGTTAAGAGTTTCTAGGATCGTATCGCTCTGCTCAGATGTATATACTTCATTTAAAGTTCCTTCTGGCTCATTCTCTTGCTGCTCAATCAATTCCCCATCGACTAATGCTTTTCCCAAAAAACTGGAACAATGCAGAGATCTGTGTTTCACAGTTGATGTGTGACAATTGCGTAAGAATATACCTGTTCCTAGATAAAACAAATATTCTGTTAGTTCTCATGCTAATAAGTGAGAAATGTACGCTAGAACCCACTGTAATTAAAAATCTGTTTAGTACCAAGTGTGCAACAGTCCACCTGTAAAATAACTCAGGTCCTAAACAGGACATGGCAGGTGATCTAGCAGATATGTGCATATTTCATATTAACGGAATTTGTGGAGAGTAAGAAACCCTCCACAAACAAGTATACACAGATAGCACTCCAGAGTACTAAGAGGTGGGTTAATCCCAATACAAGTATAACGTGTCACAGAGAAAAAACGTCAAAtgaaaataaatgacaaaaaatggGTTAGATAGTAGTGAAAatggataaaatataacttttaataattaattaaaattactACCACACATAAACTACGAATAGGGGGCAGTACAGCGTGTCAAAAATTAATAGATGCTATCAATATAGCATCAAAATATCACAGTAgtgtatgatagatagatattgtaaaaaaaaagggggagtcgCTAGTGATAACTAGTGTGCTCAACTAAATATTACCTAAAGTAATAGGTTAAATGAGTATGGATAGTAACTCCTACTCATGGGGTAATGTATTAATATCAGAGGGGCAGGCCGATGGATTGCTAAAGTAGAAGTGACCATATGATCAAACACTGGTATGGTACAAACAGAGATTTGACTAATACATTAAAAGACTACTTAACAGTAAAATGCAATTATATGTTATGCAAGCCCACAAAGATATTTAAGACACATAGTGTCATTTACTCTGAAGCTACACGGAACTAATACATTAAGCAAGTTTTGACAGATCTGCTTTTCCGTGGTTTGTGTTTGGGTTTGATTACTGAATACATTAGAGCTAAAAATGGAAGCAGGGAGAACAGGCTCATTTTCATTAAAACCACTGATTGAAACAGACATTGAGAGACTGACCCTGGATGATACTTTTATTAAGCAACAAGCAACGCTTAATATAAGTGAGACTTTTCTATGGATGGAGAAAATGCTTCTGAAGGAATATAAAGTTTGGTGGGATAAAAGGGCCATGGAGAAATATCTGCTGATGGACTTAATCCCACGGGGACTgagattaaacaaatttccaacctTTCAGGTTGATGACATGGAGTTTATTAATGAGTGGAATGCCATTTTAAGTGATTGTTCTAAAAAGCTAATGAATATGATTGGGAAATTTAAGACTACACAGCTTGTAACTATAAGAGAGGAAGTGACTAAGATACAGAGTCAATTACAACAATTTGTAGATCACCCCAAATTTGAGGATTTAGATAAACAATTGCAAGAAACAGTGGATAGGTTCAGAACAGAACTAGATAATTTAAAACTTAAGAAATTTAATAGGGATAATACAGATTATGCAACGAATCGAGTCTATGTATGGTATAATAACTCTATCTCCACTAGCTCTAAACAAAGACGTTCTAGATCACGTCAAAGATTTAGGGGAAATGGTTTAATACAGGAAAAGAGAGTAACTTTCAGTGACACAGAACCCTCTGATGATGACACAAATGAAATAGCCAATAGAGGAGAGTCTAGTGGATTATCAGATGAAGAGATACCTGTAGTTAGACCTAAGACAAATAGTTCCACTAGGATAGATCCTGTTGTCACCAGAAATTCACAGAAATCAATCAGTACAGAGAGAAATATCACTGATCAGCTTCTTGATGATAGAAGACAGGAATTTCTGAGTGACAAAGAAGGAGATATTAGACCCTTAAGCCATCCAGGTAAATCATGTATCAAAACTAATGATAAGCAGGTTTTTCAGGGGGACcccaaagaaagagaggggggaggagaaagaggaagagacgtaagaggaagaagagggtacaggAGAGCAAGAGGGGGTCGCAACAAGTACAgaatatgaaaataataaatatatctgaTGTATCAATTTCTAGAGAAGAAGAGGAAGTATTAAGTCTAGGGCTGGGCTTTGTACCAACGTGTAACTTTGACTTGTTTAAAACAATAGTTGATGTCAATAGGCTCGTTAGAgacttaacactaaaaaaattattttggaataaAAATAAAGGTGAAGCCACCATATGTGATGAAACTGATTTAGTGATGAATATTGGTAAGAGTGGCGTATGCAATCCCTCTGACATCACAGATTTTGCTGATACTTGTGACTATTTATCATTGCATGACCTTCTTCATGAATCTTGTGTCTCTGATACTCCCCATAACATGAGAAGTACACATGGAGGTTTTAAACCCCGTTCAGTTTTCTACCCTACTAGAGAACGGGGACCCTTCCTAGAAGCTTTCCACCACAGAATAGAACAAGACCTCATTGATCTGAGTAAGAACCACAAACATGTTTTTCCCAATTTAAGTACATCACAGCAACAGGCCCTCACACATTTGCAGAGTAGAAAGGATATTATCATAAAGAACTCTGATAAAGGGGGAAGTATAGTCATTATGAATAAGTGTGACTATATAGCAGAAGCAAGAAGGCAGCTTTATGATGTAAATGTATACGACAAATTGATGGGTAACCTGATTGTGACTTATCAGAATCAATTATGGGATTTGTTGGATGATGGCTTGCATATGGGTATAATCGATCAAGATACCAGAGACTTTTTATTTGTGGCCAGACCGATCATCtcaatcttccaccacctccccaaggtacacaaatccttggaggaggtgcgtGGAAGACCTATCGTCTCAGGAATAGGCTCATTATTTGAAAAATTGTCCGGCTGGGTCGAGTCTCTACTGCAGCCATTTGTACATTTGTTGCCCTCTTTTGTTAGGGATACAAAACATCTCCTAAAGACATTGGAGGAAGTTCAATGGGATGCAAACTGCTCATGGCTAACAATAAATGTTGTCGGATTGTATTCTGCTATCCCGCACTCTTGTGGTTTAGTTGCCATTGAAAATGTTTTGAACATGTATAGTGATTATGATGATGGATTAAAGAGTTATCTATTAAGAGCTATTGAGTTTTTGCTCAGtcataatttttttgaatttagTGGTGaattctttctgcagagacgtgggaccgctatggggtcaAAGTTTGCCCCAgcgtacgccaacctctttatgggttggtgggagcggtcccacgtctatgcagagagAAACCCCTACAGGAAGTACATAAaagtgtataaaagatacatagatgacttgctGTTGATCTGGACGGGTACACAAGCTGAAGCACAAGAATTTGTGAGCTTCTTGAATGACAACAGAGTTAATCTGGAATTTACTTTTGAATACCATGGTTCTCAAATTCCTTATCTGGATATTATCCTTATGGGAGATGTGTCTAGTGGTCAAATTGATACAACTCTGTATCGTAAACCAATTGCATCTAATGCATTCTTGCATGCCCGTAGCAACCATCCCTCACACACGGGATTTGGTATTGCCAAGGGTCAGTTTATCCGTATTAAACGGAACTGCTCGAGGGATCTTGACTTTGAAAATGAGAGCATTATCCTAAAAAAACAACTAAGAGAAAGAGGGTACAAAAACAAGGTAATTAACAGAGCTTACCTTGAAGTAAGCAGGATGCTCAGAAGTGACTTGATACATGGAAATTGCCATGGACAAGTTACTAATAAGTTTGATAAGGATAAACCTACTTTTGTTACCACATTTAGTCCTCAGTTTTGGGCTATCTGTGAAATAGTAAATAAACATCTTCCCATACTGTCGGCAGAAGACAGTTTGAGGAACTATACCTCAGAAGGATGTAAATTTGTTACCAAAAGGGGTTGCACCTTAGGGAATATACTCTCACCGAGTATGTTAAAGATTGATAAAACATCTACAAGTAGTTGGCTTCAAGTAAAAGGTCATTACAAATGTCACTATAGCAAGTGCATAGCATGCAGCTACGCAAAGACTACACGCACCTTTCAGTCCAAAATGACTCAGAGAGTGTATAATATTCTTGATCTGACCAACTGTAGAACCACACATATTGTGTATCTTGTAGAATGCTCTTTATGTGACAAGCAATACGTTGGGTGCTCGACGAGAGAAGCACGGATACGTATACGTGAGCACCTAAGAAATATTGAACTATCAATTGAATGCTCAGGCTTGACACAGCATTTTATACAGGTGCACAATCAAGATGTGAGCAGTTTAAAATGGCAGATCATTGAGTATGTAAGACCCTCTTTCAGGGGGGGTGACAGAGCACAGAGAGTTTTGTTTAGAGAAGCTtactggattttccagttaaaaacTCGCAGACCAGGAGGTCTGAATATAGATCACGATGTCATTAACTTCTGGCAAAGAAGATGATTTAAGTATTTAATCTAAAGACATTATGTTCCTCACATTTAGCTTAGGGTCAATTCATTGATTATAGCTAGgagatatgtgtatataataaaaaatacagcacCATAGAGTAGTTTGGTTGCGAATTATAAAGTTGTGCACACATACTTGCATATTGATGGTACATTATGGTGgactttaaaatatttaggtaAAATAATATGTAGGTAAAATTAACAGGGTTAACAGTTGAGTATATATTTGAATATTTAGGAAGGAAGGGTtggatttattttgaaatagtagcaTTTCATATAATGTTTTTCAAAAACACCCCCAAATATCCAGAGTGTAATTGTAAGGATTCCAACGTGACCCTAATATAGCTTTATTCCAAGTATAGAATTAATACAGTTATGCTTAGGGATAAGATATACCCTTTTACGTAACCATTGTATTTTACACAAATTTATAACCTTATGTTTACCTTTTCTTTTTGTAAATATGCAGTATTGTGATTTGTGTCATAAGGGTATTTGCCTCTCAATGTACTATGGtgtggtccctttaaatatgttcatgATCACAGCAGGACTGGGATTTTCAATCAGCTTAGGGCTATTTAAGCCCTGAATGGTTGAGAgtgattatgtctatgagtaaggctagttGGAAGCCGAAACGCGTGAGACTACATTACTAGTCCTGCTgtgactttttttgttttatatttgttttaagccTGTTCCTTTTCCTGCAATAAAAGAGACTTTCTTTCAAAAAACGCCTTGAGGTTTGCCGGATCTTTTGTTTTTGCAAGTCGTTAACAGTAAAATGCAATTATATGTTATGCAAGCCCACAAAGATATGCTACGTGTCAAATAGAATTACTAACAAATTAGTATAGGAATGTGCTTGTGATGGAACAAGGAAAATATAAATAGCGTAAGATATTATTATATcctaattatgttaaattaaggtATATAGTGGGTTAATATAAATGCTAGTATAGTCCTATTCACCATAAATATAATCCTAAATAGACCTGAACTTAGCCTCTAGCTTATAAGAGAACAAGGTAACTAATGTTGCAATTAAGTTGTCCCCAGTGGAACATTCATTCATTTGATTCTAGCAACAAACAGTACATTAATAAGTTAAGCTAGTATGTTTGTATCTTAGCAGACCCCCACTTTCAAGAGAACCCTTGATTACTTGGAATATAAGATTGGTCAAAAGATATTTAAATAGTGATGGCACACACAAGGTTAAACTCGGTACATAACACTTGTATCCACTTAAGCATAAGCTAGGTCATTTAATATGATGATTTCTTTGTTTGACACAAAAATAGCTAGTTGTAGTAAGTCTGAGCTGGTTATTAAAAAAACGATTGCACATCCAAGTAGTAACAGCACTAAATGAAGCCCATAATCAAATGGCCAATCATTTGTAAAATAAATGCCTGTGATTAGCTACAGTGTTCTATATATAGTGTTGGTGCTTATAACTGGAGTAGCACCTGCAGTATTAAATGATCACAATACTGATTGTGGCAAATACCTCTTAATACCTCTTACTGCCTTGCTATTTGTGAAATAAGGTATAGTATTACACAGTAGGTTATACATAACAATAGTATTCACTTAAGCATAAGCTAGGTCATATAGTGTGATGATTTCTTTATTTGACACAAAAGTAGCTGATTGTAGTAAGTCTGAGCTGATCGTTAAAAAACGATTGCACACCTAAGTAGTAACAGCACTAGATGAAGCCCACAATCAAATGGCCAATTGACTGCATATCATTTGTAAAATAAATGCCTGTAATTAGCTACGAACAGTGTTCTGTATATATTGTTGGTGTTTATAACTGGGGTAGCAGCTGCAGTATTAAATGATCACAATACTGATTGTGGCAAATACctcttaaaggtaaggtaaagttgatcACACTACTTAACGCTATGTGTActagtataaaaaaacaaacataagtttcattcatcattttgaaATTATCAACCCGAAATCTACCTTTCTCTACCTTTCAAACATTGTCCATACTCAAATCttttgtccgcccgacatttttgtttatttgattGACATCCGCTTGCTATCTTACTCTCCAATCGGCAgtttccccttcaggggtttagcccatcaATTCCGACGTCACTCGCCGACTGTGCGCATGCGCCGGACTCGACACAACCCACTTCAACCTGTGCTCGTTCgcgagtagcgcatgcgcagtgctagCGGTGTAGCGATCGTTTTGTTCTGATTCATTCTAAGCAGTTCAAAGATCGCGCCGCAAGTGTGGGTAAGATATCAAGCTCTGTATGTTTAGAATCAACCGCGACATAAagaataaatatctttttttttggagaaaattaTTGCTGTAATTGAAACAATCGGAACAATGTATCTGGCAGCGGGGGAAGTGGCGCATGCGCATACGATATTGACTCTGTGAACGCGCATTGCGCTGACGAAAATAAAGGGGTGAGAACGCTTGGTGTAATCAGAGAGataaacacggaagtggcatggggaGGAGAATTTAATCGAACGGtttgaaataaaaagtttggattacaggtaaaataaataatgtaacacAAAACTAAGTTAGCGACtaccttatttttgaaaattacttTCAATATATGGATTTAATAACTagaaactttaccttacctttaatgcCTTGCTGTTTATGAAATAAAGTATAGTTTTGCACAGTAAGTTAGAAAATAAAGACCCACTTTGGTAAATCAAATATGCGTGAGGGCTAAAGAGGGTTAACAGGTGAAGGCGCCGGAATGGTTGTCATACTGAACATAGTAATCTCATATGAATAAAGTTTAAATAGCGACAGCCAGACCGGGTCTCCACACAGCGTTATACCATTGACTGTCACCCTAATAGCCCTGCTGCTCACAATTTCCGGAGCGGGTAAATCGCTATTAGACTATCGTTACTGCTGCTAGTAATATCATCTACAGGGACACGCTGATCGTACCCCTCTACACgcttcctaaaacacaggagttcactggactcctcaccattgccctaacatgtttcgccgcttgtcggctttgtcaaagggtcacaaagccgacaagcggcgaaacatgttagggctatTAGGGTGACATTTTTTCTCTGTGACACGTTATACTTGTATTGGGATTAACCCACCTCTTAGGACTCTGGAGTGCTATCTGTGTATACTTGTTTGTGGAGGGTTTCTTACTCTCCACAAATTCCCTTAATACTAGTTTCTATTATAAAGTGACATCACTTGAGTATCCATTTACTAGGCAGTTGTCCTCATCAATTTATAGTGTAGTGTCATTGGACCTTTCTTCTTTTTTGCCATGTGCATATTTCATTTCTGATTGATTTACCAGCCTTATCCAGCTCAGGATCAAAAGATTCACTAAATTTATAGGGCAACCTCACAGTTTAGTGAACAGTGTCAAAAGATACTATAAGAATTAGAGGACTTTTCTAAAGAGCTGTTTGAACTCAGTGAATCTAAGACAGTATTTCTAAATTCTAGTCCTCAAGT
This genomic window contains:
- the TEFM gene encoding transcription elongation factor, mitochondrial; the encoded protein is MDGHMIWKMIRSMQRVFRAGTGIFLRNCHTSTVKHRSLHCSSFLGKALVDGELIEQQENEPEGTLNEVYTSEQSDTILETLNTATESELANIKLLRGKKSASIVQYRETHGPFLDLDQVLNVPYFKYKMTVKVCESILNPVERGPKGERKLESRTSLRFFKPEVTEDRLEATESIVSIVFGIRKIAWAHVDRKMTVLDWKQEEWYRFMKGAYHAHVYLEDISSAVDKLPKADLYILEKPGISIQNSSLYPVMLHLRTVEAMLYALLNTQYATDWEHRVLSIGRNTVGKHFELMLGESRTSGIEILTQMFTDSFIHGQKRIHFPQDMVFRYRNQFQSKGQNRNEELCDALLQAIAFYELAFTTQNK